The Candidatus Neomarinimicrobiota bacterium genome has a window encoding:
- a CDS encoding NAD-dependent epimerase/dehydratase family protein, producing MGKLLVTGVLGQIGSELYQALVNRYGIDNVIGVDVKSEVECSEIGSMNYNTVDVLDFFKLRKVVFDYDVEIIFHLAAILSAVAEKNPQLAWKININGLYNILEIAREKKCAVFFPSSIGVFGPHTPKVNTPQITIQRPITVYGITKLTGELLCDYYFNKHNVDTRGLRFPGLISYKTLPGGGTTDYGVFMYYAAIRDGKYRCYLRRNTRLDVMYMPDAIRAIIELMEADSDKLVNRNAYNIAAMSVTPEDIANSIKRKINEFEVTYKVDKQRQNIADSWPDSIDDTAAREEWGWKPRYDLDAMTDDMLEKISKKLKMEGSNVPR from the coding sequence ATGGGAAAATTGTTGGTGACGGGTGTGTTAGGTCAAATTGGGTCGGAGTTATATCAAGCACTGGTCAATAGGTATGGTATTGATAATGTGATTGGTGTTGATGTAAAAAGTGAAGTTGAATGTTCAGAAATTGGTAGTATGAATTATAATACTGTTGATGTGCTGGATTTTTTTAAACTCAGAAAGGTAGTTTTTGATTACGATGTAGAGATCATTTTTCATCTCGCTGCGATATTATCGGCGGTTGCGGAGAAAAATCCACAATTAGCATGGAAAATAAATATTAATGGATTATACAACATACTTGAGATAGCAAGAGAAAAGAAATGTGCTGTATTTTTCCCCAGCAGTATAGGTGTGTTTGGTCCTCACACTCCAAAAGTAAATACTCCGCAGATTACGATCCAGCGACCCATAACAGTATATGGGATTACTAAACTTACAGGAGAACTGTTGTGCGATTACTATTTTAACAAACACAATGTGGATACGAGGGGTTTAAGGTTCCCCGGTTTAATATCCTATAAAACTTTACCGGGAGGTGGTACCACTGACTATGGTGTATTTATGTATTATGCTGCCATAAGAGATGGTAAATACCGCTGTTATTTACGTAGGAATACAAGATTGGATGTGATGTATATGCCTGATGCAATAAGAGCGATAATAGAGCTAATGGAGGCAGATTCAGATAAATTAGTTAATAGAAATGCCTATAACATAGCTGCAATGAGTGTAACACCTGAAGATATAGCTAATTCCATTAAGAGAAAAATTAATGAGTTTGAGGTTACGTATAAGGTAGATAAGCAAAGGCAGAATATAGCGGATTCATGGCCAGATTCTATTGATGATACCGCCGCGAGAGAAGAATGGGGCTGGAAACCTCGTTATGATCTTGACGCTATGACTGACGATATGCTCGAGAAAATTAGCAAGAAATTAAAAATGGAGGGAAGCAATGTCCCTAGATAG
- a CDS encoding aminotransferase class I/II-fold pyridoxal phosphate-dependent enzyme, translating to MSLDRFLKALECELNELKSSGRAKRDEKVVVGIKKGYVDKGARYYIQNNDKKEFIRMNSNSYLGMSLRDELIEEEKEVAENFGVGPGAVRFISGTYIHHKKLEKRLARFHKRDDCIIFSSAYSTVMGILSPIITSDTIVISDELNHNCIINAIKLSRPREKLIYKHLDMEELENHIKSSLGKCSRVIVITDGIFSMRGDYAPLDVIMNLAIEYDDKFSGNIIVVVDDSHGVGVFGKTGRGTEEYTGTKVDILIGTLGKAFGVNGGYLVGSSVLVEYLREKSPFYIYSNPITSSEAAAAIKAIDIIDSDEGIRLLERLRTLTKRFENGLKKIGYEIIESDHPIVPVMIRDTEKTKELVNFLFENGILVTGLNYPVVPKGDEEIRFQISCEHTMTDIDYVLDVLRRYKAKVS from the coding sequence ATGTCCCTAGATAGGTTTTTAAAAGCATTGGAGTGTGAATTGAATGAACTAAAATCTTCTGGTAGGGCAAAGAGAGATGAGAAAGTTGTAGTTGGTATAAAAAAAGGATATGTTGATAAGGGAGCAAGATATTATATACAGAATAATGATAAAAAAGAATTTATTAGAATGAATTCAAACTCGTATCTTGGAATGAGCTTAAGGGATGAGCTAATTGAGGAGGAAAAAGAAGTAGCCGAAAATTTTGGGGTAGGACCGGGTGCTGTTAGATTTATAAGTGGAACATACATCCATCATAAAAAACTTGAAAAAAGACTTGCCAGATTTCACAAAAGAGATGACTGTATAATCTTTAGCTCAGCGTATTCCACAGTTATGGGTATATTAAGTCCAATAATAACTTCTGATACGATTGTGATAAGTGATGAGCTAAACCATAATTGTATAATCAACGCAATTAAATTGTCACGTCCCAGGGAGAAGTTGATTTATAAACACCTTGATATGGAAGAGCTGGAAAATCATATTAAAAGTTCGCTCGGAAAGTGTAGTAGGGTTATTGTAATTACAGATGGCATTTTCAGTATGCGTGGTGATTACGCACCATTAGATGTTATAATGAATTTGGCGATTGAGTATGATGACAAATTTTCTGGGAATATTATAGTGGTAGTTGATGATTCCCACGGGGTAGGAGTTTTTGGTAAAACGGGCAGGGGTACTGAGGAGTATACAGGTACAAAGGTAGATATTCTTATTGGTACCCTTGGCAAAGCCTTTGGTGTAAATGGAGGGTATTTGGTTGGATCATCTGTGCTGGTTGAATACCTGAGAGAAAAGTCACCTTTTTATATTTATTCGAATCCAATTACATCTTCAGAAGCGGCGGCAGCAATAAAAGCTATTGATATAATCGATTCAGATGAGGGGATAAGATTGCTGGAAAGATTAAGGACGTTGACAAAGAGATTTGAAAATGGATTGAAAAAGATAGGCTATGAAATAATAGAAAGTGATCATCCGATAGTTCCTGTAATGATAAGAGATACGGAAAAAACAAAAGAACTCGTTAATTTCCTGTTTGAGAATGGGATACTGGTAACCGGGTTAAATTACCCTGTGGTTCCTAAAGGTGATGAAGAAATTAGATTCCAGATATCCTGTGAACACACAATGACTGATATAGACTATGTGCTTGATGTATTAAGGCGATATAAGGCAAAAGTAAGCTAA
- a CDS encoding DUF2723 domain-containing protein: MVVTDYFKKNRPKILLALAIFLVSFIVYIDTVQPTVPFWDCGEFIATSYILGVPHPPGSPLFILIGRIASLLPTHSSIAVRVNFISCLVSALTNMMLFLIILKFLKSWGDPKKLEHKVAVYTGAFIGALTFAFTDSHWFNSVEAEVYAMSLFFTSLVVWLILVWEEKSENPGHEKYLLLIAYLIGLAIGVHLLNLLTIFFVALIVYFKRYKISTVGWLVVDIIIGVMVAGLLFLLFRLFGGPFSIQAILTLASFTLLYWYLYKKSRSERVVEHARNVLMGYIASIIFLVINAGIIQGLPEIANRFGLATVVVLVSLLFIAAASSVARRKTNLISLALVSMVLIVVGYSTYATIFIRSAKDPAIDENDPETTKQAVAYLKREQYGQRSFTDIFDRRRWTAETKRFYKSGWDFFWKYQINKMYIRYFNWQFIGRYKSGVDPFQFILPFPFLIGLYGLLTHFQKDKQKALAVLALFLFTGLMIVLYLNQEDPQPRERDYSYTGSFFAFSIWIGVGATAIISQIAEAVKKEKLKKALVYVTTVVLILVLPINVLRANYHTHDRSGNYIPWDYSYNILQTCSPNAIIFTNGDNDTFPLWYLQEVEKIRKDVRIVNLSLLNTHWYIKQLRDMEPKVPIGNLTDEDIEKLTVIPWKARKVKISPPPGNDLPPIEWELKPTILGRALRVQDIMILQILEANKWKKPIYFAITVSPENKLGLDDYMKLEGLAFRVYPYKVKERIDIQRTKHNLFHVYKYRNLDDPTVYYNDDVIRLLGNYRSCFFQLALEYYYQGKRDSVVTVLDSMQAKMPEEIIPITNKEVYIQLGILYSECGRPDELYRRLENLRNRKNVTANDLIKYASIYLYQLNDHDNAIDILERLIAQNPSNPDVIGLLVKSYEIAGRYKDAVAILNQWLRLHPEDDTARKMRDKFDSMMKSAQKDTLVQ; this comes from the coding sequence ATGGTGGTCACAGATTATTTTAAAAAGAACCGACCGAAGATTTTGCTGGCATTAGCGATATTTTTAGTGAGTTTCATTGTCTATATTGATACCGTTCAGCCAACTGTTCCTTTCTGGGATTGTGGTGAATTTATTGCAACATCTTATATTCTTGGAGTACCTCATCCACCTGGTAGCCCCCTATTTATACTGATTGGTAGAATTGCATCATTGCTTCCCACACATTCGTCTATTGCAGTAAGAGTCAATTTCATCTCTTGCCTTGTCTCTGCACTTACAAATATGATGTTATTTCTTATAATATTGAAGTTTTTAAAATCATGGGGAGACCCAAAAAAACTGGAACATAAAGTTGCTGTTTATACCGGGGCATTTATCGGTGCATTAACCTTTGCTTTCACTGATAGTCATTGGTTTAATTCTGTAGAGGCTGAAGTATATGCAATGAGTTTATTCTTTACTTCGCTAGTTGTCTGGTTGATTCTTGTATGGGAGGAAAAGTCTGAAAATCCAGGGCATGAAAAGTACTTATTACTTATTGCTTATTTAATTGGTCTTGCAATTGGAGTTCATTTACTCAATCTTTTAACAATATTTTTTGTTGCGTTAATAGTTTATTTTAAACGATACAAGATTTCCACTGTAGGCTGGCTTGTAGTTGATATAATAATAGGAGTAATGGTTGCTGGCTTACTATTTCTTTTATTCAGACTGTTCGGTGGACCTTTTTCTATCCAGGCAATTTTAACACTTGCCTCCTTTACCTTACTATACTGGTATTTATATAAGAAGAGTAGATCAGAAAGGGTTGTTGAACATGCCAGAAATGTCCTGATGGGTTACATTGCATCTATTATATTTCTTGTAATCAATGCTGGTATAATACAGGGGTTACCAGAAATAGCAAACAGATTTGGTCTTGCAACTGTTGTGGTTCTTGTATCTTTGCTATTTATTGCGGCGGCAAGTAGTGTGGCAAGAAGAAAGACAAATCTGATATCACTTGCTCTTGTATCCATGGTTTTGATTGTTGTGGGATACTCAACATATGCAACTATATTTATAAGAAGTGCAAAAGACCCTGCTATAGATGAAAATGACCCCGAGACTACAAAACAGGCTGTTGCATATTTAAAAAGAGAGCAATATGGTCAAAGAAGTTTCACAGATATCTTCGATAGAAGAAGATGGACAGCTGAAACAAAACGTTTTTATAAGAGTGGATGGGACTTTTTCTGGAAATATCAGATTAATAAAATGTATATTAGGTATTTTAACTGGCAATTCATTGGTAGATACAAATCAGGAGTCGACCCATTTCAATTTATCCTGCCATTTCCATTTTTGATCGGATTATACGGGCTTTTAACACATTTCCAAAAAGATAAACAGAAAGCTTTAGCCGTGCTTGCGTTATTTCTATTTACAGGATTAATGATAGTATTATACCTTAATCAAGAAGATCCACAACCGAGAGAGAGGGATTATTCATACACAGGATCGTTCTTTGCATTCTCTATCTGGATAGGTGTAGGTGCAACTGCTATCATCTCTCAAATAGCCGAGGCAGTTAAAAAAGAAAAGCTGAAAAAGGCACTTGTATATGTAACAACTGTTGTACTCATTCTTGTACTACCGATAAATGTTTTAAGAGCAAACTATCATACTCACGACAGATCGGGAAATTATATTCCGTGGGATTATTCATACAACATATTACAGACCTGTTCTCCTAATGCAATAATTTTTACGAATGGAGATAATGATACATTTCCTCTCTGGTATTTACAGGAGGTAGAAAAGATACGAAAGGATGTAAGAATTGTAAATCTTAGTTTATTGAATACCCACTGGTACATAAAACAGCTTCGTGATATGGAGCCAAAAGTCCCAATAGGTAATCTAACTGACGAAGATATAGAAAAATTAACAGTAATACCTTGGAAAGCACGTAAAGTCAAAATATCTCCCCCACCAGGTAATGACTTGCCGCCAATTGAATGGGAGCTAAAGCCAACTATTTTGGGCAGAGCTCTACGTGTGCAAGATATCATGATACTACAAATACTTGAGGCTAATAAATGGAAGAAGCCAATATATTTTGCTATAACGGTGAGTCCAGAGAATAAGCTTGGTCTTGATGATTACATGAAACTTGAGGGTTTAGCATTCAGAGTTTATCCTTATAAAGTAAAAGAAAGAATAGACATACAAAGAACAAAACATAATCTATTTCACGTTTATAAATATAGAAATCTTGATGATCCAACTGTTTATTACAATGACGATGTAATTCGACTGTTAGGTAATTATAGATCCTGCTTTTTCCAGCTAGCACTTGAGTATTATTATCAGGGTAAAAGGGATTCAGTTGTTACAGTTCTCGATTCCATGCAGGCAAAAATGCCAGAGGAGATTATACCAATAACAAATAAGGAAGTATATATTCAGCTTGGTATTTTATACAGTGAATGTGGGAGACCTGATGAGCTATACCGAAGATTGGAAAATTTAAGGAACAGAAAGAATGTAACTGCTAATGATTTGATAAAATACGCTTCAATATATTTGTATCAATTAAATGATCATGATAATGCGATTGATATCCTGGAGAGATTAATAGCGCAAAACCCATCTAATCCAGATGTTATCGGGCTTCTTGTAAAGTCATATGAAATAGCAGGTAGATACAAGGACGCTGTAGCTATACTTAATCAGTGGCTACGGTTACATCCTGAAGATGATACCGCTCGAAAGATGAGAGACAAATTCGATTCAATGATGAAATCAGCGCAAAAGGATACCTTAGTACAGTAA
- a CDS encoding DUF4835 family protein, whose product MKIIKSVLAMPFLTLLLFAQFVDVQVEITSDKLPERERADLLVLEQQLPSYFEDYDWIENNFGIEIPLRIKIYPQSVNNSGFQRSFSGQFYIYNEYGDTRFLEKNFFFVYNTNQPLIHLEMTDPLTSPFDFYAYLFIACEMDTYDPLGGNPYFEKAREIASRALISEWPQGWQDRIKRLDEVRNLRDYRMFKYYYWQIVDLIDQGEVEQVPEIINKCLSSLKKVFEVNEREIYTHRFLDAHAREFITFLKKYGNEQQIKTLLELDPDNKEIYNAILEGK is encoded by the coding sequence ATGAAAATCATTAAATCTGTCTTAGCAATGCCATTTTTAACATTATTACTTTTCGCTCAATTTGTGGATGTACAGGTAGAGATAACTTCAGACAAATTACCTGAGCGAGAAAGAGCGGATCTTTTAGTCTTAGAACAGCAGCTTCCCTCTTACTTTGAAGACTACGACTGGATCGAAAACAACTTTGGTATAGAGATCCCTTTGAGGATTAAAATTTATCCACAATCGGTTAACAATAGCGGATTCCAGAGATCTTTTTCAGGACAGTTCTACATTTACAATGAATATGGTGATACAAGATTTCTGGAAAAGAATTTCTTTTTCGTCTACAACACAAATCAACCATTAATACATTTAGAAATGACTGATCCACTAACAAGTCCCTTTGACTTTTATGCATATCTATTTATAGCCTGTGAAATGGATACATACGATCCGCTGGGCGGTAATCCATACTTTGAAAAAGCCCGGGAAATTGCATCACGAGCATTAATCTCAGAGTGGCCTCAAGGATGGCAAGATAGAATCAAAAGACTGGATGAGGTAAGGAATTTAAGAGACTACAGGATGTTTAAATATTATTACTGGCAAATTGTGGATCTTATCGACCAGGGCGAAGTTGAACAAGTTCCCGAGATAATAAATAAATGCCTATCTTCTCTAAAAAAAGTTTTTGAAGTTAATGAACGAGAAATATATACCCACAGGTTTCTTGATGCACACGCAAGAGAATTTATTACCTTTCTAAAAAAATATGGAAATGAACAGCAGATAAAAACACTCTTAGAACTTGACCCTGATAACAAAGAAATTTATAATGCTATATTAGAGGGGAAATAA
- a CDS encoding penicillin acylase family protein: MKKKILIISALTISITIIILVIYAISYFNYKEYNSSIVDTGKLYEPVEVFVDSFGVPHIFANNNHDLFFVLGWLHAKDRLFQIDMNIRASLGRLSEAFGKKTLDIDKFSRIIGFYRIGRKIYRDLDDESRAVLDAYVDGVNTFIEQAGDNLPIEFKILRYKPIKLHPEFCLAYLRTIGWTLSPSWSIEPSLFILSKFYSRDRIEDLLNLYSDKWPITITNPETDKKLTEGIKNFLEYSDNFRKTIKIGGVTSGSNNWAVSGKKTVDGYPILCNDPHLGYSQPSIWYEVHLVSPDFDVYGVSFPGLPGIVIGRNRFIAWGLTNMMLDDVDFYREKLGPDGNYYLHNGNWHRITTIREIIPVRGRKSDQIEIKLTIHGPIINDINEALEETKEALSIKWTGFDISNEIKAMLQINRAKNFKEFVSGASLFKIPGQNAAYADIYGNIALVPMGGIPRRNPGNYILPVPGNDPYYDWDNYIPFEEIPYEFNPPSNFVASANAKIFDDRFKYYISAHYEPPYRLMRIRQFLSDSRKFNIDDMKKLQLDVKSLFAQDFLDIFFSMVKEEDINENYLQPYKMLKNWDYLEKTNSIEATIFNFFLIKIIENIYKDEMDLAGEKIFDKFLSYTNFSIRNSYLLIKKGNSKWFDDINTKGKIETAQDILIKSFEEAVDCLRNNYGKSIDQWAWGNIHRLRLTHPIGENWFLNWLFKLNIGNFPAPGSQNTVNCGAYEIQNPQTDSIGPSVRFIFPFDDVETVYSVIPGGQSGNPKSNNYADQIELYLTGKYKKETIDKLTIIRKCKNSMLFR; this comes from the coding sequence ATGAAGAAGAAAATATTAATAATCTCAGCACTAACTATCTCAATAACAATAATAATTCTGGTTATCTACGCTATTAGCTATTTCAATTACAAAGAGTACAATAGTTCTATTGTAGACACTGGTAAATTATACGAACCAGTAGAAGTATTCGTCGATAGCTTTGGCGTCCCGCATATTTTCGCAAACAATAACCATGACTTGTTCTTCGTTCTCGGTTGGCTACATGCAAAAGATAGACTGTTTCAGATTGACATGAATATTCGTGCTTCACTTGGTAGATTATCTGAAGCATTCGGCAAGAAAACATTAGATATTGATAAGTTTTCACGCATCATTGGTTTCTATCGGATTGGTAGAAAAATATATAGGGACCTCGACGACGAATCCAGAGCGGTATTAGATGCCTATGTCGATGGTGTAAATACTTTTATAGAACAAGCAGGGGATAACCTGCCCATAGAATTTAAAATCCTTCGATATAAACCGATAAAATTACACCCGGAGTTTTGTCTTGCCTATCTAAGAACAATAGGATGGACACTTTCTCCATCATGGAGTATTGAACCATCTTTATTTATTCTATCAAAATTTTATAGCCGCGATAGAATAGAGGACTTATTAAACTTATACAGTGATAAGTGGCCTATTACAATAACAAACCCTGAAACAGATAAAAAACTTACAGAGGGCATTAAAAATTTTCTCGAATATTCGGATAATTTCAGGAAAACAATAAAAATAGGAGGCGTAACCTCAGGAAGTAATAACTGGGCAGTCAGCGGTAAAAAGACCGTTGATGGCTACCCAATCTTATGTAATGATCCTCATTTAGGATATTCTCAACCTTCAATATGGTATGAGGTACATCTGGTTTCTCCAGATTTTGATGTTTATGGAGTTTCATTTCCAGGGTTACCCGGTATCGTAATAGGTAGAAATCGCTTCATCGCATGGGGTTTAACAAACATGATGCTCGATGATGTAGATTTTTACAGGGAAAAGCTTGGCCCTGATGGGAACTATTATTTACATAACGGGAATTGGCATAGAATTACAACAATAAGAGAAATAATCCCTGTTAGAGGTAGAAAGAGTGATCAAATTGAAATTAAACTCACTATTCACGGTCCCATAATAAATGATATAAATGAAGCTTTAGAAGAAACAAAAGAAGCTCTATCAATCAAATGGACAGGGTTTGATATATCAAACGAAATAAAAGCAATGCTTCAGATAAACAGGGCAAAAAATTTTAAAGAATTTGTAAGCGGAGCATCTCTTTTTAAAATACCTGGACAGAACGCTGCTTACGCAGATATTTATGGAAATATAGCTCTTGTCCCAATGGGAGGTATTCCCAGAAGAAATCCTGGCAACTATATACTTCCAGTTCCAGGTAATGACCCATATTACGACTGGGATAACTATATTCCCTTTGAAGAGATACCTTATGAATTTAATCCACCATCTAATTTTGTTGCATCTGCGAATGCAAAAATATTTGATGATAGATTCAAATATTATATATCAGCACATTACGAACCTCCTTACAGACTTATGAGAATAAGGCAGTTTCTTTCAGATAGCAGAAAGTTCAATATTGATGATATGAAGAAGTTACAGCTTGATGTAAAATCACTCTTTGCACAGGACTTCCTAGATATATTCTTTAGTATGGTTAAAGAAGAAGACATCAATGAAAATTACCTGCAACCCTATAAAATGTTAAAAAACTGGGATTATCTAGAAAAAACTAACTCTATCGAGGCTACAATATTCAATTTTTTTCTCATAAAAATTATTGAGAATATTTATAAGGATGAAATGGATCTTGCAGGCGAGAAAATATTCGATAAGTTTTTATCATATACAAATTTCAGTATAAGAAATTCATACCTGCTGATAAAAAAGGGCAATTCAAAATGGTTCGATGATATAAATACAAAGGGAAAGATAGAAACAGCTCAGGATATCCTTATAAAATCATTTGAAGAAGCAGTGGACTGCTTAAGAAACAATTACGGAAAATCCATCGACCAGTGGGCATGGGGAAATATCCACCGGCTAAGATTAACGCATCCAATCGGTGAAAATTGGTTCCTGAACTGGCTATTTAAACTAAATATTGGCAATTTTCCTGCTCCAGGGTCACAAAATACCGTCAACTGTGGAGCTTATGAAATACAAAATCCTCAGACAGATAGCATCGGTCCTTCCGTCCGATTCATATTCCCCTTCGATGATGTAGAAACAGTCTACTCTGTAATCCCTGGTGGACAAAGTGGCAATCCAAAAAGTAACAATTACGCTGACCAGATTGAGTTATATCTTACTGGAAAATATAAGAAGGAAACAATCGATAAATTAACAATAATAAGAAAATGTAAAAACTCTATGCTTTTCCGATAG
- a CDS encoding glycosyltransferase family 2 protein, which translates to MPHHNGKEIIFDCINSLIKSTKAPLEIIVVDNASSDGSIEFIKDKFPFVKIVRLNENRGFAGGCNAGIMEACADYILILNNDTIHESGFIEKMLTVIEKNREVAAVQPKILSFYEKEKFDYSGACGGEIDIFGFPFARGRLFESIEYDYGQYDDLHDSIFWASGTCMLARKEVIEKAGYFNETFFAHMEEIDLQWRMHLMGYEIRIVPEAVIYHRSGYTLDKETYLKKYLNHRNSLLTIILNYGFFTIIYLYPIRLFLDFLSLVFSIFSLDIKRFIAIINAHFWIITHPLSITKGRKRVRLIRQVKDRVVMKRMLKFPVSIMYYLLGKKKYSQLL; encoded by the coding sequence ATTCCTCATCATAATGGTAAAGAGATAATTTTCGATTGTATAAACTCACTCATTAAGTCAACAAAAGCTCCTCTAGAAATAATTGTTGTTGATAATGCTTCTTCAGATGGCAGTATAGAATTCATAAAAGATAAATTCCCGTTTGTTAAAATTGTAAGACTAAATGAAAATAGAGGATTTGCGGGAGGATGTAACGCCGGTATAATGGAAGCGTGTGCTGATTATATACTCATTTTAAATAATGACACTATACATGAATCGGGATTTATAGAAAAAATGCTAACAGTAATTGAAAAGAACAGAGAGGTAGCAGCTGTTCAACCGAAAATTCTATCATTCTATGAAAAAGAAAAATTTGATTATTCCGGTGCATGTGGTGGAGAAATTGACATCTTTGGTTTCCCTTTCGCAAGAGGCAGACTATTTGAATCTATTGAGTATGATTATGGCCAATATGATGATTTACATGATAGTATATTCTGGGCATCCGGCACCTGTATGTTAGCTAGAAAAGAAGTTATAGAAAAAGCCGGATATTTTAATGAAACCTTTTTTGCTCATATGGAAGAGATTGACCTGCAATGGAGAATGCATCTGATGGGATATGAGATACGAATTGTTCCAGAAGCTGTCATTTATCATAGGTCTGGTTATACTCTTGATAAAGAAACTTATCTAAAAAAATACCTGAATCATCGCAATAGCCTTTTAACAATTATTTTAAATTATGGATTTTTTACTATTATTTATCTGTATCCAATAAGATTATTTCTTGATTTTTTATCGCTGGTCTTTTCCATCTTTTCTTTGGATATAAAAAGATTTATAGCAATAATTAATGCACACTTTTGGATTATAACACATCCATTAAGCATTACTAAAGGCAGGAAAAGGGTGCGACTTATAAGGCAGGTGAAAGACAGAGTTGTAATGAAGAGAATGTTAAAATTCCCTGTTTCTATTATGTATTATCTACTGGGTAAAAAGAAATATTCTCAGTTATTATAG
- a CDS encoding DUF1844 domain-containing protein, whose protein sequence is MSNDPNDKNKALFLSLVQSLAANCWIQLGKHINPISGKLEKNLQEASFTIDLLDMIRIKTKGNLDNEESLFIEKTISELKMNYVDEKLKEEKEASKKQEEEKKKEDNRNKKGEKSGEKNKKDKNKG, encoded by the coding sequence ATGAGTAATGATCCCAATGATAAGAACAAAGCATTATTTTTAAGTCTTGTGCAGTCTCTTGCTGCAAACTGCTGGATACAGCTTGGTAAGCATATCAATCCCATCTCGGGGAAACTGGAGAAAAATCTTCAGGAAGCTTCTTTTACTATCGATTTACTTGATATGATAAGAATTAAAACAAAAGGTAATCTTGATAATGAGGAGTCGTTATTTATTGAAAAGACTATTTCAGAATTGAAAATGAACTATGTTGATGAAAAATTGAAAGAGGAGAAGGAGGCATCAAAAAAGCAGGAAGAAGAGAAAAAGAAAGAAGATAATCGGAATAAAAAGGGAGAAAAATCTGGAGAGAAAAATAAAAAAGATAAAAATAAAGGATAG